A single window of Callithrix jacchus isolate 240 chromosome 6, calJac240_pri, whole genome shotgun sequence DNA harbors:
- the TNP1 gene encoding spermatid nuclear transition protein 1 — protein sequence MSTSRKLKGHGMRRSKSRSPQKGVKRGGSKRKYRRGSLKSRKRGDDGNRNYRSHL from the exons ATGTCGACCAGCCGCAAATTAAAGGGTCATGGCATGAGGAGGAGCAAGAGCCGATCTCCTCAGAAGGGAGTCAAGAGGGgtggcagcaaaagaaaataccGGAGGGGCAGCCTGAAAAGTAGGAAACGGGGCGATGATG GCAATCGCAATTACCGTTCCCACCTGTGA